In Stieleria varia, one genomic interval encodes:
- a CDS encoding GNAT family N-acetyltransferase: MLVLPEAVSILNVERDSRVRAQLVRLDRKLAAQQIDGTWWEIAVSKRQRSEEGDHHWTWRKLVGELRLDLAWDALAIKSASGNVEGAMTYRIDAKSQLETGEGVVYVDRLATAPRNRPWLVQPPKYKGIGTVLLLAAVRESYALGLGGRVWLTSLPSERTRQFYRKRGFRQIFEDEDGMSCRQRELNNGSKRQDTYEQF; encoded by the coding sequence ATGCTAGTGCTACCGGAAGCCGTCTCGATTTTGAACGTGGAGCGAGACAGTCGCGTTCGCGCGCAGTTGGTGCGACTTGATCGGAAATTGGCCGCTCAACAAATCGATGGAACCTGGTGGGAGATCGCCGTGTCAAAGCGCCAACGAAGCGAGGAGGGCGACCACCATTGGACTTGGCGAAAGCTGGTCGGCGAACTTCGGCTCGATCTCGCTTGGGATGCCCTCGCCATCAAGTCGGCTAGCGGAAATGTCGAGGGAGCCATGACCTACCGAATCGACGCGAAAAGTCAGCTAGAAACGGGCGAGGGCGTCGTCTACGTCGACCGACTGGCCACTGCTCCTCGAAACCGTCCGTGGCTTGTCCAGCCCCCAAAATACAAGGGAATTGGAACGGTTTTGCTGCTCGCCGCAGTCAGGGAAAGCTACGCATTGGGTCTGGGCGGCCGCGTCTGGCTCACTTCGTTGCCATCGGAGCGGACGCGTCAGTTCTATCGCAAGCGGGGTTTCCGGCAGATTTTCGAAGACGAAGATGGTATGAGTTGCCGACAAAGAGAGCTGAACAATGGCTCCAAGAGGCAGGATACCTATGAGCAATTTTGA